Proteins from one Caulobacter sp. 73W genomic window:
- a CDS encoding alpha/beta fold hydrolase, with amino-acid sequence MRFLSTPIRAIAAACLLLSAVPAHAEPAFVEVEGGKLAYDVCGSGPKTIVLIHDGILHSAAFDDVQPLLCEQFRVIRYDRRGYGASPAAAATYQPARDLEQLLKTLQVERATLVGSSAGGGVAVDFALAHPQAVDGLVLVGPWVAGFKPSLAFMARGLKLAALFKAGDIEGAARDPYILSKNADAERQRVVAWIKANPHNFGAGNKERFMVDAKPRLGEVKAPTLILVGEADIENVHEQARELETLIPGAKLEVVTATGHFMYVEQPKAFADRIAAFVRAEP; translated from the coding sequence ATGCGCTTTCTTTCAACGCCCATTCGGGCGATCGCGGCCGCATGCCTGCTGCTCAGCGCCGTCCCGGCCCATGCCGAGCCGGCCTTTGTCGAGGTCGAGGGCGGCAAGCTGGCCTATGACGTCTGCGGTTCCGGACCGAAGACGATCGTCCTGATCCACGACGGCATCCTGCATTCGGCGGCCTTTGACGATGTGCAGCCGCTGCTGTGCGAACAATTTCGGGTCATTCGCTATGACCGTCGCGGCTATGGCGCATCACCAGCCGCCGCCGCGACCTATCAGCCCGCCCGGGATCTGGAGCAGCTTCTCAAGACGCTCCAGGTCGAGCGCGCCACCCTGGTCGGCTCGTCCGCCGGAGGCGGCGTGGCGGTGGATTTCGCGCTGGCTCACCCGCAAGCCGTGGATGGTCTTGTCCTTGTCGGGCCCTGGGTGGCGGGCTTCAAACCCTCCCTCGCCTTCATGGCGCGGGGCCTGAAGCTGGCGGCGCTCTTCAAGGCGGGCGACATCGAGGGCGCGGCCCGCGATCCCTATATCCTGAGCAAGAACGCCGACGCCGAGCGTCAACGCGTGGTCGCCTGGATCAAGGCCAATCCCCACAACTTCGGAGCCGGAAACAAGGAGCGTTTCATGGTCGACGCCAAGCCTCGGCTGGGCGAGGTCAAGGCGCCGACCCTGATCCTGGTCGGAGAGGCGGACATCGAGAACGTCCACGAGCAGGCCCGCGAACTGGAAACCCTGATCCCGGGCGCAAAGCTCGAGGTCGTCACGGCCACGGGTCACTTCATGTACGTCGAACAGCCCAAGGCGTTCGCCGACCGCATCGCCGCCTTCGTCCGTGCGGAGCCCTGA
- a CDS encoding pirin family protein, producing MSSVRPVIKLVKGVPTSDGDGVRLTRVLGTQEAQMFDPFLMLDCFDTAEASDYVGGFPDHPHRGFETVTYMLEGRMKHADNTGREGIIGTGGVQWMRAGRGIIHSEMPLQTDGRMRGFQLWVNLPAELKMSAPGYQEFEADSIPVEAREGGVTVKAIAGTTSEGSVGPVGGGAVDALYFDITIPAGARFEEPVGDERAAMLAVYEGSVRVAHDQIDALTGVFLGTGGRVVVEAKTYARLLLIAGKPINEPVFWHGPFVMNTREEIVQAVNDFNAGRF from the coding sequence ATGAGCAGCGTCCGTCCTGTCATCAAGCTGGTCAAAGGCGTCCCGACCTCGGACGGCGACGGCGTGCGGCTGACCCGTGTGCTGGGCACGCAGGAAGCGCAGATGTTCGATCCGTTCCTGATGCTCGACTGCTTCGACACGGCTGAGGCCTCCGACTATGTCGGCGGCTTCCCGGACCACCCGCACCGGGGGTTCGAGACGGTCACCTACATGCTGGAGGGCCGCATGAAGCATGCGGACAACACCGGCCGTGAAGGGATCATCGGCACCGGCGGCGTCCAGTGGATGCGCGCCGGTCGCGGCATCATCCATTCGGAGATGCCGCTGCAGACCGACGGCCGCATGCGCGGCTTCCAGCTGTGGGTGAACCTGCCCGCCGAGCTGAAGATGAGCGCGCCCGGCTATCAGGAGTTCGAGGCCGACAGCATTCCGGTGGAGGCCCGCGAGGGCGGCGTGACCGTCAAGGCCATCGCCGGGACCACCAGCGAAGGCTCCGTGGGACCCGTCGGCGGCGGCGCGGTGGACGCGCTCTACTTCGACATCACGATCCCCGCCGGCGCCCGCTTCGAGGAGCCGGTCGGCGATGAGCGCGCGGCCATGCTGGCGGTCTATGAGGGCTCGGTTCGCGTGGCCCATGACCAGATCGACGCCCTGACCGGCGTCTTCCTGGGCACGGGCGGCCGCGTGGTGGTCGAGGCCAAGACCTACGCCCGCCTGCTGCTGATCGCCGGCAAGCCGATCAACGAGCCGGTCTTCTGGCACGGCCCCTTCGTGATGAACACGCGCGAGGAGATCGTCCAGGCGGTCAACGACTTCAACGCCGGGCGGTTCTGA